The sequence GCTTTAAAACGAAAACGCgctagtgtaaacggggccgTAGTAAACACAGTTCAGCACTTCcatgttctacgtcagaacggcggctcattattggccggctcctgcatcatCGTCACACCACGGTCGTGATGCTCATGtgtacagcgtcggccaatactgagccatttcattttttgggtgaactaaacctttaaatgcaaatatattaaatatctttttttgtgtgtgtgtgtgtgggggatTAATTGCACCGCTCACAAGCTATTGGTCTAGTCAGGGCTGTCCTTAGAGCATTGCAGCCGGTGCAACGGGACCCCCACCCCGGAACGCGATCAAGAACCGACCAGGAGCTCTTCGGCAACCTTGCGCTGGGCCCCGTTCAATGCTTGCCTTGGGTCTAGTGCACACTTCTCTTAGAGATTCCTGCTATTAGCGTTGTTTTGGAACATGATCTGGTTTCTAGATGGCCAGGCTGGTCATTAGTTGGTCATTAGCTGGTCTTATTAAGTGGTCCAAGCTATTATTTGGAATATGGTCGCTAGTCAACCGGCTAACAGCTACCAGTTTAAGTAGGACTTTCCAGCAGTGTTAAGTCATATGACATAAATCACCTCCATTCCAATCTGTAATGTAATATCCTTGTCATTGTTTTTGTAAAGTGCATCTAAACACATAAATAGCATGATGTTTCCATACATAGATTGCAAATGTCTGTCCTCTAgctgtttttaaatattgtaatttcaTTGGCTGTGCAACAGTTGTCCAGTGCTCTCTGACCTCTGCTCTCTGCTACTTCACAGCGAGGTGATGTTGCGGTCAACAAGGGTCAGGACCAATCTAGTGACGACCAGAACATTACCTTTTATCACGAGGGCTTCTTTTGGCGCTGTACCTTTAATGACATCATGAATGATGACAATCTGTGGAAATTCTGGTTCGGTAAGAGAGATTATTATATTTGCTTTTGGTGCAATAGAGTCTTCTGTGGTTTTCCAAGCACACAAACTTTTGCAGTATTCATTTATATAGGTTGATGTTCATTTgtgcatataaaaatacatgtttaacatTTGTATACCATGAATGGATGATAAGTGCTGTAAGAATTGCTGTTCATGATACTTAATCATTAActaattttaatgaatttaataTTGTAAGCTACTTTATATCTGAAAGCGTAAAGCGACTTGCTCACTGAACATGGTGTTCGGTCCTCTTGTGAAGCTCTGGGTGAGACTTTTCCATAAATATCAAAGGGATCTGACCTGTTGCCCTACAGAAAGGCCACAGAAGGTTCAAAGAGAGAATAAGTGCTCAGGTTACTTCAGTCAGCAAACAACTTGAATATCAAAACACCTTTGAATCTTAATATAAACAATGATTTCAAACTCACACGCTAATAAATGGTGATTCTCTTTGTTCTTTCCCCTAGAAAATCAGCCACATGCAAGAGTATGCAAACCTGCATATCTCCTCCCTTTTCCTATCCCTGATCAGATCTACAACACTACCAGCTACCAGACTGCCATAAGTAagattatttatttgatacttTCCTAATTTACACACCATCAAAAAATTAGCTACTGTACTGTGAATTGTTTTCCCTCTGgtttgttttaatgaaaaacacGATTATTTAGTCTACAGAGGCTTCTGGAGCGTCTCCATGTTGGTGGGCGTGGCCGCTGTGGTGGCTGGTGGTTTCATTATCATTTGCGCAGCTCCATTTGCCAGTCATCGCCTTTATAAATCAGGGGGTGGACTGTACCTCATTTCTGGTAAGTTAAAGATTTTGTGAGCAGGTACGGTGTATCTCTTCCTCACTTGGACATGTAAAGTACTGAACAATGTATTACAGATCTCACGAACATCTAATTTATTCACtttatctctctctttttcatgTCGCTTTTCATTTCTCCATCTCTCAATGCTGTCTCTTTTCTCCAGGTTTCTTCCTTCTCGTTGTCACTGTGATGTATGTTATCTGGATAGATGTGTTGGATGTAATTAGCTCATATGAGGAATATCAGAAGTCGAATAAGTGCCCAGAGTTTGAGCTCAATATGACTTATGGCCTCTCTTTCATGTTTGCTCCAGTGGGCATGTTCTTCTGTTTTCTGTCTGGTCTTCTCTTCCTAGTGATTGGCCGTACAGTCCAACAGCATTATGACTGAACCTCATGAATAGTTTGGAAACAGAAGAATGAAATTGTATGTTCGACATGCATTAAGTATCTGTCACAAAAGAAAGCATGTTTGGGCTCTAAACTCAGAGGGTGTGTTGACTTTATGACAGGCTGGGGTACAGTTATTATagatttgatttgaatttgCCTTCAAATTTCGCAAATGTTGCTTCAGTATTTGGTCATCATGTGTGCTGTGAGCAGTACTGTAAACATCGATCATGGATGGTTTGGGAACACTTcatgtatgtgtgagtgtttgtgtgagtaTAGTATTGCACAAAGCattaaattatgttaaatatttttatgttgcctgaaaaaaaatagtgaAACAGACTGGTGTTCTTCTTTTTCCTGCTTCTTAAGTGTAAATTTATACATTCTCCACTTTGCTTCACTTTGtgttttgattatttatttactggtaaattcttgagtgttttttcAACCCCaaaagctttaaaatatatatatagacagatTTTGTAGCTTTGTAGAAATACCTGATCGGAAAGCTTTACGTTTTACTTGCACTGCTTGTTCACACACCACAGCACATACATATTTGCTTTGTAAATAATATTATGTATTGCTATCACATACAATTGACATGTAACATTTCAAAAGATTCATTAaacctttcatttaaaaaagtttttttttttccttgtgaTGAAATGTAGCAACAGCATATCTTCTGCATTTAGATGTATGGCAAGCTGTTTTggcttttattcattctcaggatatgaattcttgatatcaacaattcagttttcactagttaaaatgctaattcttgatatcaggaattacatttctactagtaacaatgacaattgttgatatcaagaattaacatttagtaaaaatgttaattcttgatatcaacaataatgtcatcactcgcagaaatatgtattcttgatatcaacttttgaatttccactagtaaaaaaagaattcttgatatctgtaattgtattttcactagtgaaatgtcaccataggctgccattcaaattcaattgctgatatcaagaattgatttcttactagttgaaattccaatttcacatatcagaaatacaattcttactagtaaaagtcataatttttgatatcaataattcagttgtcactagttgaaatgtcagttcttgatatcaacaactgaattgctactagtaacaatgttcatttttgatatcaataatttgattgtcactagtgacaatgttattttctgatatcatgaatgtgattgttactagtaagaaagccattttagatatctgaaattatattgatatcagaaatacattttcagatatcatttttactagtagcaattcaattgttgatatcaaaaactgacatttcaactagtgacaattgaattattgatatcaaaaatttgcattttactagtagcaatgtaattattgatataaaaaaatacaatttttactagtaagaattgtatttctgatatgtgaaattggaatttcaactattaagaaatcaattcttgatatcaaaaactgaatttgaatggcagctatggtgacatttcataagtgaaaataaaattacagatgtcaagaattaacattgttactagtggaaatgtaattcctgatatcaacaactgaattgttgatatcaacactctaaaaaatgctgggttaaaaacaacccaagttgggttgaaaatggacaaacccagcgattgagttgttttaacccagcagttgggttaaatgtttgcccaacatgttgggcagttttatttaaaccaactattgttttaatattaataataataatattttattaatataaatttaatagtttaatagtttattaatataaatgtattaataagcaatttaataaatgtttattgtttaataattattcattgaacattaataaatgttaatttccaacatactttgggttaattttaattaagcaatacagtaatttttaaacaatagttgagttaaataaaactacccagcaggttgggcaaacatttaaccctaccgctgggctaaaacaacccaattgctgggtttgtccattttcaacccaacttgggttgtttttaacccagcattttttagagtgaagaattcatatcctgagatgtgaataaaagtcaaaacggcttgccatagtgATGTGAAAgaaagcagatctcgcccccatttactaccatatacagtacagtccaaaagtttggaaccactaagatttttaatgtttttaaagttttttaaagtttcatctgctcaccaaggctacatttatttaattaaaaatacagtaaaaaacagtaatattgtgaaatattattacaatttaaaataactgtgtactttttaaatatatttgacaaagtaatttattcctgtgatgcaaagctgaattttcagcatcgttactccagtcttcagtgtcacatgatccttcagaaatcattctaatatgctgatctgctgctcaataaacatttatgattattttcaatattgaaaacagttgtgtacttccttgatgaatagaaagttcaaaagaacagcatttatctgaaatacaaagcttctgtagcattatacactaccggtcaaaagtttggggtcagtaagaatttttatttttatttttttgaaaagaaatgaaagaaatgaatacatttattcagcaaggatgcattaaatcaatcaaaagtggcagtaaagacatttataatgttacaaaagattaaatttcagataaacactgttcttttgaactttctattcatcaaataatcctgaaaaaaaaatattgtacacaaatattttgtacaattgtacacagtaaatgtttcttgagcagcaaatcagcatattagaatgatttctgaaggatcatgtgacactgaagactggagtaatgatgctgaaaattcagctttgacatcacaggaataaattactttgtgaaatatattcaaatagaaaacagttatttctaaattgtaataatatttcacaatattactgtttttactgtatttttaattaaataaatgtagccttggtgagcagacgaaacttcttttaaaaacattaaaaatcttagtggttccaaacttttggactgtactgtagatACTAAtctagtcaatggggggcgagatctgcttggttacaaacattcttccaaatatcttcctttgtgttcagcagaacaaataaattcatacaagcttggaacaacttgaggggtgtacatgatgatagaattttcatttttggatgaactatccctttaaaactaaATATATGAGGCGAAATTACCTTTTCCCATCAGAGACAGACTGGAGATGAGACACTGACAGGTGCGTCCATATAACAGCAGAATCGCAGGGAGATATGACTCATTCATATGGCAGGTGACAGCTGCGCTCTCTCTATACATATGGCTGTTGAAGCAATATtacaaacattaaactttaGCATGCGTATCAATATATAGTACTGCATGCTCTCTAAATGTATGAGTTTTTCCACAATGTTTGCAGCATTGTTTGTGTGTCTATTTCTGCATGTTTGCATACTGTCAGTCTTTAGAATGTCTGTGTCTGTATTAAGTTTCTCCCTAGCCAGCTGTAGGCCTCCTGCAATGCTGGACAGTGTGTTATTTAAAGGTCTCGGATCATATTGCACATGAGAACCAAACTGAGAGTGCTCATACTAACCCATGGACACAGTAGATAATATGTACAGATGGAAAGGATTTAGTGCCACTTAGATAATCCATTCTGAGCATTGTTTCCTTATAAATACTGCAGTTACATGATGCTAAACCAATTTTTTCGCAATGTTTGCAGTATTGATGATTAAACCACTTTTCACCTATAAGATTGAGCATAACATGACAACTCATTTGTGGGAATTATTTTAcatcaaaatacattttatttatataaatattgaacTTTTGTAGTGTACATCTACATTTCAGCCACTAGAGGTCACTGTTACACGAGAAATCAATGCTTAGTCAAAACACTGGGAAATAGTGATATAAATTTACAACTTAATGTatacatataaattaaaataacgctatgaactaacatttttttgttctattttgGGAAAAATCTTCCTATAAGTTGACGGTCCTGTTAATTGATGTTagtttatgcattttattttattttacagtgtgctCAAAGTGTTGTCAATATTTGGTGCTAATGAATTAATTTACTCATGATCGTTTCTGTACCTTAAAACTGTGTACTACTATTACTTCTGAAATATTCAACTCTACAAATAAATCATCCTAATCATATACTTTGGTTTTAGCTTCAAATTTAATCATATCTGTGATTGTGAGATGTATAAGATACCTCGAGCATCAATCCCACAACTCGCAAGTTTTCATCATACTCCCTGTCTGATGTGACACAGATGTGTGAATTAATTCTGAATGTGTTGGAAGAGAAAATAAGTGTGCAGTCGATGTTTTGTGCTTTGTGGACCACTCTGCTGCAGACTGCAATATAACGTACAGTATCACACTTAGGTGTTCCAGAGAAGCTTTCTAAAGAGGTTTATCTAGCCGAGCATTACGCAttcattgtgtgtgtgaatatgaGATGGGAGTGAAAATCAATCAGTCAAAGAATACATAAAAAAGCTATGGAAATATGGACTGAAAATCAAATCAACAGGAAATATTCTGAAGAGAATATTGACAGGGACACTGGCTTTCTTGTGATGCAGCGTCaataaatgcatatttgcgAGTCTGGGTGAGAATGTTGTTAGTTGCTTGGTCCCTGGTGATTGTCGTGCAGTTCCACATGATTAGGCCAGATAATTGTGTGTTGATAATAAGCATGTTCACAGCACTGCACAAAATGCTGTTCCCCAACAAGATTCACATGTGGGCCTGCCAGGACCGTCGGGAGCCGCAGAATATGTACATTACATGACCTCAGGTTAGACTGAGAGATAATGACCTACAGCTTTGGTGTGTGTATCAAAGAATCAACACTGTTTTGTTGTCCTATTTTCAGCACACAGCATAAATCAGTGCACTCATGACCAAAACAGTCAAAATCAAGCATACTTGTGACAATATTAGGGCAGACTTACATATTTTATTGccagtattttgtttttaaacatggAGATCAGTCTAAactgtaaatactgtaaaacaTGATTGTCCCGTTAAGTTATTTGAACTTATTTCATCACTTTAACTCCAATTGTCGTGACAGGTTTTGGATTTTGGACTCAAGTTTATAAGttttcaaaaattaaacttaaagtAATCCATTCTAAGACTATTTGTGAGTTGAAACAAAGGTTATATTCAAGTTGAGTTTACTCATGTTTAGTTgaatttaatcatgtttttcagTCAGCAGGTGAACCTTTGGTTTTATGTTTAAACACCTGAAAATgttatacagtcaaaccaaaaattattcagacattttttgatatattcttacaagtgggtgcaggacactatagttcatttatgtaagtgaggatagcaaaataaagtaaactgtgacattttatacccaaaaattcttcatacagtggactaccggtaaaattgataaaaaattgtGACCAAAAATtaactttgacctgaccatgttttgcttaagtgttatctgacataattaagatttttttttttctggcacaGTTTAAATCTGAGaccttgtcatattttattacccttttttttttaactatagagAATAAACTGTATTGATGAATGAAATGtccaaggtgtctgaataaattttggtttgactgtgtgtgtgtatatatatatatatatatatatatatatatatatatatatatatatatatatatatatatatatatataaatctatcACAACCAAACACAAATTTTCATTGGGGGAAGTAATTAAATcactaattaaattaaattcactGAACTGATCGATACAAAAACTTTCTAACTTTACCATCATTTTGATTGCACTTCACTTAAAAATGTGAAGATgcaattaaaaatttaaatattatttattaatttatttgtttatttactttcttttaacatgtaggcctatatcagtggttctcaaccaggggCTACAGCAAACTTTCGAGGAGGCCATAGGATGTCTTAAATAActtaactttattaataataacaggGCTCAACGTTAAGGATTTTTTCTGCTGGCCCAGTTGggccagtggttcaaatttttactCGTCCTGCCGAAATTTTCCGGGCCCCAcaacataaaaattaataaaagtaaaagacaagaaaatgggcctataaaataagcatagttattgttttcattgtttttgatacatttaacctcaatacataaggttatgacaccaaaagctactagattaaatattttaaatattgttagacaaataaacagtaagtagtaaaatagtaacaaataattaaagtacaagtaatagcacaaataaatacaacagaacaaacatataaattaaataaatggtgcttttcaagtttttcatgtaggtttaaacagaagttccctttcgatacttcactcgtactgcgtatggggaaaggtctccctttttccccgctgctggagcctttttcaataacgcagtgtaactgcaccgtcattggttcactcatagacaagttgttgaaccaatggcggcgcggcatagctgcgcggcctatggcgacaaagcgcgcgaatattcccgccgaaatgggcggggtatagggctatataagcaggcgtttcgccataggatttcagtgttttctccttcagcgacgacatctacttctcttcgctgatctccgcctgaagccgaagaagctcgccgccttctgctctcgccgccgtctgaagaggctcccgcagcggactcgcctggactcgccggtggaagaaagcgccggcgccctcgcggactgcagcttctagcgccgtcgccgagccgccgcctcccgcttcccgcttccggccgcttcctgtgcgtcccctgccgccatccggcgcgccgcctgagagcttcatccgcggcttaaacgccgctctaaaagagcgatttccagcggttttcaccgctttaagagcttccgcggccctcgccgctctaaaagagccacccaattgccgccacggcagcggcgtctcacgatgccccgccactcatgtggtacttgcagggcccccctgcacgacgacgatggacacagcgagtgtgtcgcttgcctgggcaagccccacgcagacggcgcgctcgctggagactcatgcccgcactgcgagtgtatgagtctcgcttccctgcgccgcgggtcgccttcttcactgagggcgatctcgccgctcgcgccctcccgtctccttcctcccgcggtccggcgaggaaaagacagcggggtagagcgactcagcgccaggagttgagcgagctcacgccggcccagcccccgcgtgcctcgccctctcctcccagggaactctctccagttctgttctctcgccctgagcagcgtccctccgcagaagcgagtgacctcgtctcattcgggggaacagacgacgaacaagacgactccatgtctcttgcggcttccgaagcggaaggatgggctggcgagccggaagaccccgctccaccgcctcccttggaacccatcgagcatggccagggcatggatgccgagctcttccgcatcctgtctagagccgttgaagagctggacctcgagtgggcccctccagaggagccggcctcgcagccgcctggacgaatggtttctgccaggccgccgccaagcacctcgccagcgttcagcgcccttctttcctgaggtccacgaagagctgacgaagtcgtggcgcgctccttactctgcccgcctccacactacg is a genomic window of Chanodichthys erythropterus isolate Z2021 chromosome 14, ASM2448905v1, whole genome shotgun sequence containing:
- the tmem182a gene encoding transmembrane protein 182 codes for the protein MKLHVALFFAGLFGALATLFILLSFGTDYWLLASETCNSHSNGPVTLERGDVAVNKGQDQSSDDQNITFYHEGFFWRCTFNDIMNDDNLWKFWFENQPHARVCKPAYLLPFPIPDQIYNTTSYQTAIIYRGFWSVSMLVGVAAVVAGGFIIICAAPFASHRLYKSGGGLYLISGFFLLVVTVMYVIWIDVLDVISSYEEYQKSNKCPEFELNMTYGLSFMFAPVGMFFCFLSGLLFLVIGRTVQQHYD